One stretch of Leptospira mtsangambouensis DNA includes these proteins:
- a CDS encoding DUF1553 domain-containing protein, whose translation MRLVLNLVLKFRYILFSFVVLIISLGYLQSRSKQNAVHPLDSLYLKLSPNVVKADRKITFRRLSLHLRGVIPSVAEWKELEALPADQSLESFAVSFLKQPEFAEYWGTKFTSMLRDKSKGRKIPTGSFFEYIAGSLHKNKPYDQLVQEMLTSTGNVKESPATMFYIRDGADPLQTAEFVGRLFYAKRVACARCHDHPYISDFTRRDYYALAAFFSQQFFRDGSWEVDRYGKTFSYVPRELEVHLPMEDQKNLQDKNNEWNRDNWNKWTDEQRKDYQKKHEVEYATLYYQPKLGLRFPHTDDAPGGDLVRPKYLDGKEAKLKPGEDRRKAFADWLTSKANDRFRKVLINRVWTELMGWSFFTPLDDWNEDTVVTGEEILNHLDSYFLTNNLKLKELILYIVTSNVYNRSLTKNQNDQDPIRYFSPQRLDSDQLLNSLIRVSDSQKISNIRERNLSWLSGIMDKKPYDLTGKGSLRIPQDNLKEFSNASEVERPAPYHTILSVFGSGPRVDISDDISELTIEQMLTLMNGRVVGKLVWDFGNKESLVKQEFDQTKSMNAVISNLYFRLLGREPSPLEKEKIKTLMLKPDTVFDKDLLQDLLWALINSQEFQHIN comes from the coding sequence ATGAGATTGGTACTAAATCTAGTTCTTAAGTTTCGCTATATCCTTTTTTCTTTTGTTGTTCTGATTATCTCTCTTGGATACCTTCAGTCTCGATCAAAACAGAATGCAGTTCATCCATTAGATAGTTTGTATTTGAAACTATCACCTAATGTGGTTAAGGCGGATAGGAAAATCACCTTTCGAAGACTTTCCCTTCATTTGCGAGGAGTGATTCCCAGTGTCGCCGAATGGAAAGAACTTGAGGCTCTACCTGCCGACCAAAGTTTAGAATCATTCGCTGTTAGTTTTTTAAAACAACCTGAGTTTGCCGAATACTGGGGGACTAAGTTTACTTCTATGCTGCGGGACAAATCCAAAGGTCGTAAAATTCCAACAGGTTCGTTTTTTGAATACATAGCGGGTTCTCTTCATAAAAACAAACCCTATGACCAATTGGTCCAAGAGATGTTAACATCGACCGGCAATGTAAAAGAATCTCCTGCTACCATGTTTTACATCCGAGATGGGGCCGATCCATTACAAACAGCTGAGTTTGTTGGAAGGTTATTTTATGCAAAACGAGTGGCTTGTGCTAGATGTCATGACCATCCGTATATTTCCGATTTCACGAGAAGGGATTATTATGCACTTGCTGCTTTTTTTAGCCAACAGTTCTTTCGCGATGGATCATGGGAAGTCGATCGTTATGGAAAAACATTCAGTTATGTACCAAGAGAATTAGAAGTCCATCTTCCCATGGAAGACCAAAAAAATCTCCAAGACAAAAACAATGAATGGAATCGAGACAATTGGAACAAATGGACCGACGAACAACGAAAAGACTACCAAAAGAAACATGAAGTGGAATACGCCACCCTTTATTACCAACCGAAACTGGGCCTTCGTTTTCCTCATACGGATGACGCCCCAGGTGGAGATTTGGTTCGGCCCAAGTATTTGGATGGAAAGGAAGCCAAACTAAAACCTGGTGAGGATCGTAGAAAAGCCTTTGCTGATTGGTTAACCAGTAAGGCCAATGACAGGTTTCGCAAAGTTTTGATCAATCGGGTGTGGACCGAACTTATGGGTTGGAGTTTTTTCACACCACTCGATGACTGGAATGAAGACACTGTGGTCACAGGGGAAGAGATCCTAAACCATCTCGATTCTTATTTTTTAACAAACAACTTAAAACTAAAAGAACTCATTTTATACATTGTCACTTCGAATGTTTACAATCGTTCGTTGACAAAGAATCAAAACGACCAAGATCCCATTCGGTATTTTTCACCACAAAGATTGGATAGTGACCAACTCCTCAACTCTCTCATTCGCGTCTCTGATTCCCAAAAAATCAGTAACATTCGAGAAAGGAATTTATCTTGGCTCTCTGGCATTATGGATAAAAAACCTTATGATTTGACTGGTAAAGGTTCTCTTCGTATTCCCCAAGACAACTTGAAAGAATTCTCAAATGCTTCTGAGGTGGAAAGACCTGCACCTTACCATACCATTTTATCTGTTTTTGGATCTGGTCCACGAGTGGATATTTCTGATGATATCTCTGAACTAACCATTGAACAAATGTTAACACTAATGAATGGACGTGTGGTGGGAAAACTGGTTTGGGATTTTGGGAATAAAGAGTCTTTGGTGAAACAAGAGTTTGACCAAACAAAATCTATGAATGCAGTTATTTCTAATCTTTACTTTCGACTTTTAGGTCGTGAGCCAAGTCCTTTAGAAAAAGAAAAAATAAAAACACTGATGTTAAAACCAGATACCGTTTTTGACAAAGACTTACTCCAAGACCTTCTCTGGGCTCTGATCAATAGCCAAGAGTTCCAACATATCAATTAA
- a CDS encoding STAS domain-containing protein, which produces MSDKILVEEKGNTIRVRFMDQILDGNAPELREILAEILEKNVQEIFLDLEKVVIVSSLGISRLLSFKNKADEKKMTVKIVNIQEKLKETLKKLMLDQFFGL; this is translated from the coding sequence ATGAGTGATAAGATACTAGTGGAAGAAAAGGGAAACACGATCCGCGTTCGTTTTATGGATCAAATTCTCGATGGAAACGCACCAGAGCTAAGAGAAATTTTAGCAGAGATTCTGGAGAAGAACGTTCAGGAAATCTTTTTGGATTTAGAAAAAGTGGTGATTGTGAGCTCTCTCGGGATCTCTCGTTTACTTTCCTTCAAAAACAAAGCCGATGAAAAGAAAATGACAGTGAAGATTGTCAATATCCAAGAAAAACTAAAAGAAACTTTGAAGAAATTGATGTTGGATCAGTTTTTTGGTCTTTAA
- the gmd gene encoding GDP-mannose 4,6-dehydratase has product MKKALITGITGQDGSYLAELLLQKGYEVHGIVRRTSLFNRNRIEHLHGNPNLHLHYGDMTDSSNLNRILEKIQPSEIYNLAAQSHVQVSFEVPEYTAEVDAVGTLRILDAIKQTGINTRFYQASTSELYGLVQEVPQTEKTPFYPRSPYAVAKLYAYWAVVNYREAYNLHASNGILFNHESPRRGEAFVTRKVTIGVSEVKAGKLPHITMGNIDSKRDWGYAPDYVEMMWMMLQKDTPDDYVVATNETHTVREFIEEAYKIAGFEVVWEGKAEKEVGKDKKTGQVLVKIDPKYYRPTEVELLIGNPEKAKRQLGWEPKVKFKELVQIMMEADLKNQGF; this is encoded by the coding sequence ATGAAAAAAGCACTTATTACCGGAATCACAGGCCAAGACGGTTCCTACCTGGCAGAACTCCTCCTCCAAAAGGGATACGAAGTCCACGGGATCGTTCGTAGAACGAGTCTTTTCAATCGCAATCGCATTGAACATCTGCACGGAAACCCAAACCTCCACCTCCACTACGGAGATATGACGGATTCCTCCAACCTAAACCGTATTTTAGAAAAAATCCAACCTTCGGAAATCTATAACTTGGCGGCTCAGTCCCATGTTCAGGTTTCCTTCGAAGTTCCAGAATACACTGCAGAAGTGGATGCTGTTGGAACCTTACGGATATTAGATGCCATTAAACAAACAGGTATTAATACTCGTTTTTACCAAGCATCAACTTCAGAACTTTACGGACTTGTCCAAGAAGTTCCACAAACAGAAAAAACTCCTTTTTACCCACGATCTCCTTATGCAGTCGCAAAACTTTATGCATATTGGGCCGTTGTTAACTATCGTGAAGCGTACAATTTGCACGCATCTAACGGAATTTTATTCAACCACGAATCTCCTCGCCGTGGTGAGGCATTTGTGACCAGAAAAGTGACCATCGGAGTCTCTGAAGTAAAAGCAGGAAAACTCCCTCACATCACTATGGGGAATATTGATTCCAAACGTGACTGGGGATATGCTCCAGACTACGTAGAAATGATGTGGATGATGTTACAAAAAGACACTCCAGATGATTACGTTGTTGCTACAAATGAAACACATACCGTCCGTGAGTTTATCGAAGAGGCATATAAAATTGCTGGATTCGAAGTGGTTTGGGAAGGAAAAGCTGAGAAAGAAGTTGGTAAAGACAAAAAGACCGGCCAAGTTCTTGTCAAAATCGATCCAAAATACTACAGACCAACGGAAGTTGAACTTCTCATCGGAAATCCTGAAAAAGCAAAACGTCAGTTAGGCTGGGAACCAAAGGTTAAATTCAAAGAATTGGTTCAAATCATGATGGAAGCAGACTTAAAAAACCAAGGTTTTTAA
- a CDS encoding DUF1501 domain-containing protein — protein sequence MDRKEFLKKSILSLGLSPFLFSANPFGSLHAAEEEEESIALPSKVKSVIFIEMMGGMSHVDTLDPKPNSAFGKVSSSISGLSVLEPFSLTAKQLHSIGIVRSTWSEEGDHGFAQMLLGTGYRMTEAMGFPDIPHFGAVIAYAKKSKVKSSYFPSYVTIGGRGGKNGNSGFLGIDYSGYHVGNVDEPIQHLNPSYGKFAEDRILRRKDLVSFMNEEFSKTYPTKESKHWKNMLMAAEEFRNSKNIDSFRISLEDEKTRTRYGTTWQGKAMLLAKRLALQEVPFIHISIGGWDTHTGNKAQVTKIMKETDMGIASLLEDLTNSGLIKQTLFVLTSEFGRTPDVGSRDGRDHHPKVWSTLLGGGPFSKGFVLGETDETGSKPVNPKETLHLRDLIATIYQAAGVNPDGVLTNSFGRPFLLTTKKAKVYEGLF from the coding sequence ATGGATCGCAAAGAATTTTTAAAAAAATCAATCCTCAGTTTGGGACTCAGTCCCTTTTTGTTTTCTGCAAATCCCTTTGGAAGTCTACATGCAGCAGAAGAAGAAGAGGAATCCATTGCCCTTCCTTCTAAAGTAAAGTCAGTCATCTTTATTGAAATGATGGGAGGGATGAGCCATGTAGATACATTAGATCCTAAACCGAATAGTGCATTTGGAAAAGTAAGTTCTAGTATCTCAGGGTTATCAGTTTTAGAACCGTTTTCTCTCACCGCCAAACAATTACATTCGATCGGAATCGTTAGGTCTACATGGAGTGAAGAAGGGGATCATGGCTTTGCACAAATGTTACTGGGTACGGGATATCGAATGACAGAAGCGATGGGGTTTCCTGACATTCCTCATTTTGGTGCCGTGATTGCTTATGCTAAAAAATCAAAAGTCAAATCATCGTATTTTCCAAGTTATGTGACAATAGGTGGTCGTGGTGGAAAAAATGGGAACTCTGGGTTCCTCGGAATCGATTATTCTGGTTATCATGTTGGAAATGTGGATGAACCCATCCAACACCTAAACCCATCCTATGGAAAATTTGCAGAAGATCGAATTCTTAGAAGAAAAGATTTGGTTTCTTTTATGAATGAGGAGTTTTCTAAAACTTATCCGACAAAAGAATCCAAACATTGGAAAAATATGCTCATGGCAGCTGAAGAGTTTCGAAATTCCAAAAACATCGATAGTTTTCGCATCAGTTTGGAAGATGAAAAAACAAGGACTCGGTACGGAACCACTTGGCAAGGAAAGGCGATGTTACTTGCCAAACGTCTTGCGCTGCAGGAAGTTCCTTTCATTCATATTTCCATTGGAGGATGGGACACACATACAGGCAACAAAGCACAAGTCACAAAAATTATGAAAGAAACTGATATGGGAATTGCTTCTTTATTAGAAGACCTAACAAATTCTGGACTCATCAAACAAACGTTATTTGTTCTTACCAGTGAATTTGGTAGAACTCCTGATGTGGGATCTAGAGATGGTCGTGACCACCACCCTAAAGTTTGGTCTACTTTACTCGGAGGAGGTCCCTTTTCCAAAGGATTTGTATTAGGAGAAACAGATGAGACCGGATCCAAACCAGTAAATCCCAAAGAAACCCTCCATCTGAGAGATCTCATTGCCACTATTTACCAGGCGGCGGGAGTCAACCCCGATGGTGTACTCACCAACTCCTTTGGCCGTCCGTTTCTTTTGACCACGAAGAAAGCCAAAGTCTATGAAGGTTTGTTTTAG